Proteins from a genomic interval of Phalacrocorax aristotelis chromosome 31, bGulAri2.1, whole genome shotgun sequence:
- the LOC142049094 gene encoding HLA class II histocompatibility antigen, DR alpha chain-like, whose translation MAGGRGIPLALLAVLTLQGAGAVKVGNVIIQAEFYQRDERVKQESDQFVFGFDGDEMFHVDLQKKETIWRLPEFGTFIGFEVQGALQNMATGKHNLDNSIKNFNRSQATIAPPEVMVFPKRRVELEDPNLLICYVDKFWPPVISITWLKNGQEVKDGVVESVFYRGQDQTFRKFAYLPFVPIRGDFYDCRVQHEGLPTALLKHWEPQVSLPASESTETLVCALGLAVGIVGIIVGTILIIKAMKMNSARNQRGLL comes from the exons ATGGCCGGAGGACGGGGCATCCCGCTGGcgctgctggctgtgctgacCCTGCAGGGCGCGGGGGCTGTGAAAG TGGGGAACGTGATTATCCAGGCTGAATTCTACCAGCGGGATGAGAGGGTGAAGCAGGAGAGCGACCAGTTCGTATTTGGCTTTGATGGGGACGAGATGTTCCACGTGGacctgcagaagaaagagaCCATCTGGCGCCTGCCTGAGTTCGGGACCTTCATTGGCTTCGAGGTGCAGGGAGCGCTGCAGAACATGGCTACGGGCAAACACAACTTGGATAATTCCATAAAAAATTTCAACCGTTCACAGGCAACCATCG CACCACCTGAGGTGATGGTATTCCCCAAACGTCGAGTGGAGCTGGAGGACCCCAACCTCCTGATCTGCTACGTGGACAAGTTCTGGCCACCCGTGATCTCCATCACGTGGCTGAAGAACGGGCAGGAGGTGAAGGACGGCGTCGTTGAGTCCGTGTTCTACCGAGGGCAGGACCAGACCTTCCGCAAGTTCGCCTACCTGCCCTTTGTCCCCATCCGGGGGGATTTCTACGACTGCCGCGTGCAGCATGAGGGGCTGCCCACCGCCCTCCTGAAGCactggg agcctcagGTGTCCCTCCCCGCCTCCGAGAGCACCGAGACCCTGGTGTGCGCCCTGGGCCTGGCCGTGGGCATCGTCGGCATCATCGTGGGCACCATCCTCATCATCAAGGCCATGAAGATGAACAGCGCCCGCAACCAGCGGGGCCTCTTGTGA
- the LOC142049092 gene encoding class II histocompatibility antigen, B-L beta chain isoform X2: MEGGRVLGAGAVLVALVVLGAHPARGKETSGFFQEVFEGECQYLNGTEQVRLLVKYIYNRQQYAHFDSVVGQYVADSPAGEPSVRYWNSQPDILEQTRAEVDTVCRHNYGVWAPFTEERRVQPEVEIYPVQSSSLPETNRLVCAVMDFYPAEIEVKWFKNGQEEVERVVSTEVIQNGDWTYQVLVMLETTPQRGDSYRCQVEHVSLQHPITQQWEMQSDAARSKMLTGVGGFVLGLIFLALGLFLYMRKKGS, encoded by the exons ATGGAGGGTGGTCGTGTCCTGGGAGCTGGGGCCGtgctggtggcactggtggtgcTGGGAGCCCACCCGGCTCGTGGAAAGGAGACCTCTG GGTTCTTCCAGGAGGTGTTTGAGGGTGAGTGTCAGTACCTCAATGGCACCGAGCAGGTGAGGCTTCTGGTCAAGTACATCTACAACCGGCAGCAGTATGCGCACTTCGACAGCGTTGTGGGGCAATACGTGGCCGACAGCCCCGCGGGCGAGCCTTCTGTCAGATACTGGAACAGCCAGCCGGACATACTGGAGCAGACCCGGGCTGAGGTGGACACAGTCTGCCGCCACAACTACGGGGTGTGGGCCCCTTTCACCGAGGAGAGGCGTG TTCAGCCCGAGGTGGAAATCTACCCAGTGCAGTCGAGCTCCCTGCCCGAGACCAACAGGCTGGTTTGTGCCGTGATGGATTTCTACCCTGCGGAGATTGAGGTGAAGTGGTTCAAGAacgggcaggaggaggtggagcGCGTGGTGTCCACGGAGGTGATCCAGAACGGAGACTGGACCTACCAGGTGCTGGTGATGCTGGAAACCACCCCGCAGCGCGGGGACAGCTACAGGTGCCAGGTGGAGCACGTCAGCCTGCAGCACCCCATCACCCAGCAGTGGG AGATGCAGTCGGACGCCGCCAGGAGCAAGATGCTCACGGGCGTGGGGGGCTTCGTGCTGGGGCTCATCTTCCTGGCACTGGGGCTCTTCCTCTATATGCGCAAGAAG GGCTCCTGA
- the LOC142049092 gene encoding class II histocompatibility antigen, B-L beta chain isoform X1, whose protein sequence is MEGGRVLGAGAVLVALVVLGAHPARGKETSGFFQEVFEGECQYLNGTEQVRLLVKYIYNRQQYAHFDSVVGQYVADSPAGEPSVRYWNSQPDILEQTRAEVDTVCRHNYGVWAPFTEERRVQPEVEIYPVQSSSLPETNRLVCAVMDFYPAEIEVKWFKNGQEEVERVVSTEVIQNGDWTYQVLVMLETTPQRGDSYRCQVEHVSLQHPITQQWEMQSDAARSKMLTGVGGFVLGLIFLALGLFLYMRKKGTSLPSLQGS, encoded by the exons ATGGAGGGTGGTCGTGTCCTGGGAGCTGGGGCCGtgctggtggcactggtggtgcTGGGAGCCCACCCGGCTCGTGGAAAGGAGACCTCTG GGTTCTTCCAGGAGGTGTTTGAGGGTGAGTGTCAGTACCTCAATGGCACCGAGCAGGTGAGGCTTCTGGTCAAGTACATCTACAACCGGCAGCAGTATGCGCACTTCGACAGCGTTGTGGGGCAATACGTGGCCGACAGCCCCGCGGGCGAGCCTTCTGTCAGATACTGGAACAGCCAGCCGGACATACTGGAGCAGACCCGGGCTGAGGTGGACACAGTCTGCCGCCACAACTACGGGGTGTGGGCCCCTTTCACCGAGGAGAGGCGTG TTCAGCCCGAGGTGGAAATCTACCCAGTGCAGTCGAGCTCCCTGCCCGAGACCAACAGGCTGGTTTGTGCCGTGATGGATTTCTACCCTGCGGAGATTGAGGTGAAGTGGTTCAAGAacgggcaggaggaggtggagcGCGTGGTGTCCACGGAGGTGATCCAGAACGGAGACTGGACCTACCAGGTGCTGGTGATGCTGGAAACCACCCCGCAGCGCGGGGACAGCTACAGGTGCCAGGTGGAGCACGTCAGCCTGCAGCACCCCATCACCCAGCAGTGGG AGATGCAGTCGGACGCCGCCAGGAGCAAGATGCTCACGGGCGTGGGGGGCTTCGTGCTGGGGCTCATCTTCCTGGCACTGGGGCTCTTCCTCTATATGCGCAAGAAG GGCACCTCACTCCCCAGCCTGCAG GGCTCCTGA
- the LOC142049095 gene encoding HLA class II histocompatibility antigen, DR alpha chain-like, producing the protein MAGGRGIPLALLAVLTLQGAGAVKVGNVIIQAEFYQRDERVKQESDQFVFGFDGDEMFHVDLQKKETIWRLPEFGTFIGFEVQGALQNMATGKHNLDNSIKNFNRSQATIAPPEVMVFPKRRVELEDPNLLICYVDKFWPPVISITWLKNGQEVKDGVVESVFYRGQDQTFRKFAYLPFVPIRGDFYDCRVQHEGLPTALLKHWEPQVSLPASESTETLVCALGLAVGIVGIIVGTILIIKAMKMNSARNQRGLL; encoded by the exons ATGGCCGGAGGACGGGGCATCCCGCTGGcgctgctggctgtgctgacCCTGCAGGGCGCGGGGGCTGTGAAAG TGGGGAACGTGATTATCCAGGCTGAATTCTACCAGCGGGATGAGAGGGTGAAGCAGGAGAGCGACCAGTTCGTATTTGGCTTTGATGGGGACGAGATGTTCCACGTGGacctgcagaagaaagagaCCATCTGGCGCCTGCCTGAGTTCGGGACCTTCATTGGCTTCGAGGTGCAGGGAGCGCTGCAGAACATGGCTACGGGCAAACACAACTTGGATAATTCCATAAAAAATTTCAACCGTTCACAGGCAACCATCG CACCACCTGAGGTGATGGTATTCCCCAAACGTCGAGTGGAGCTGGAGGACCCCAACCTCCTGATCTGCTACGTGGACAAGTTCTGGCCACCCGTGATCTCCATCACGTGGCTGAAGAACGGGCAGGAGGTGAAGGACGGCGTCGTTGAGTCCGTGTTCTACCGAGGGCAGGACCAGACCTTCCGCAAGTTCGCCTACCTGCCCTTTGTCCCCATCCGGGGGGATTTCTACGACTGCCGCGTGCAGCATGAGGGGCTGCCCACCGCCCTCCTGAAGCactggg agcctcagGTGTCCCTCCCCGCCTCCGAGAGCACCGAGACCCTGGTGTGTGCCCTGGGCCTGGCCGTGGGCATCGTCGGCATCATCGTGGGCACCATCCTCATCATCAAGGCCATGAAGATGAACAGCGCCCGCAACCAGCGGGGCCTCTTGTGA
- the LOC142049093 gene encoding class II histocompatibility antigen, B-L beta chain-like — protein MEGGRVLGAGAVLVALVVLGAHPARGKETSGFFQEVFEGECQYLNGTEQVRLLVKYIYNRQQYAHFDSVVGQYVADSPAGEPSVRYWNSQPDILEQTRAEVDTVCRHNYGVWAPFTEERRVQPEVEIYPVQSSSLPETNRLVCAVMDFYPAEIEVKWFKNGQEEVERVVSTEVIQNGDWTYQVLVMLETTPQRGDSYRCQVEHVSLQHPITQQWEMQSDAARSKMLTGVGGFVLGLIFLALGLFLYMRKKGTSLPSLQSS, from the exons ATGGAGGGTGGTCGTGTCCTGGGAGCTGGGGCCGtgctggtggcactggtggtgcTGGGAGCCCACCCGGCTCGTGGAAAGGAGACCTCTG GGTTCTTCCAGGAGGTGTTTGAGGGTGAGTGTCAGTACCTCAATGGCACCGAGCAGGTGAGGCTTCTGGTCAAGTACATCTACAACCGGCAGCAGTATGCGCACTTCGACAGCGTTGTGGGGCAATACGTGGCCGACAGCCCCGCGGGCGAGCCTTCTGTCAGATACTGGAACAGCCAGCCGGACATACTGGAGCAGACCCGGGCTGAGGTGGACACAGTCTGCCGCCACAACTACGGGGTGTGGGCCCCTTTCACCGAGGAGAGGCGTG TTCAGCCCGAGGTGGAAATCTACCCAGTGCAGTCGAGCTCCCTGCCCGAGACCAACAGGCTGGTTTGTGCCGTGATGGATTTCTACCCTGCGGAGATTGAGGTGAAGTGGTTCAAGAacgggcaggaggaggtggagcGCGTGGTGTCCACGGAGGTGATCCAGAACGGAGACTGGACCTACCAGGTGCTGGTGATGCTGGAAACCACCCCGCAGCGCGGGGACAGCTACAGGTGCCAGGTGGAGCACGTCAGCCTGCAGCACCCCATCACCCAGCAGTGGG AGATGCAGTCGGACGCCGCCAGGAGCAAGATGCTCACGGGCGTGGGGGGCTTCGTGCTGGGGCTCATCTTCCTGGCACTGGGGCTCTTCCTCTATATGCGCAAGAAG GGCACCTCACTCCCCAGCCTGCAG AGCTCCTGA